The segment ACAATCGCATTCATGAGTAAAATGGCAGCCGATTCCGGAGCAGAAGTTCTATCAGGTGTCATTATCACGAAAATGTTTCATAATTACCATGCTCTTATGCAAAAAGAATCTGCAAGAATTGCTGAGATGTTTTAGTGAATTTTTTTGAGTCATCAGTTGAATTGCTCATATGAAGACAGGATTTAAACATGTTGTTTTCCTGGCTCTTGATGCGTATATTACTCCAATAATCTGGAGGTATTATGAGGTGGAATGAAATCAGGAAAGGATATCCGAGCCATTGATGAACTGTCAAAAATCGGTATTAATCCGGAGCCAAATGATTCGTTGCAGACAATTAGAGGCATTGGCGGCACAGAAGTTGTGTTTAAACGAAAACTTCAAAATCTGAGTATTGATGAAACTATCCTTTCTGATTTTACTGTTGAGATTGGCGCAATAGATTATGGATTTGAGATAAATGGAATATTGGGGATGGATTTTCTTCTCAATGCAGGAATCATACTGGAGTTGCAAAGGTTGCAAATATCGACAATGTTTCCTAAATCTTAGCGGAAGTTTTCTCCAACTGAATTGGAATATGTGGTTTGATACGGTAATCCGATACTTTAACGATTAAACTACTATTCTCATAGAATCAGGTTATATTGAATAGTGTTACTATCCTGGTTATAATTTAGTTTTAAAATGTGGATATGATTATTAAAATAAAAACAAGCTTCGGCTGTTACACACTTTTCGAGGTGCCAAATGCAAATGAAGTCGCGTTTTAGCTGCCTTTTTTTAATTGTAATTTTCCTGTTCAACCAGCCAATTTCCTCTCAGATCCTTTCAGGTACGGTTAAAGACCAGACCGGGGCAGGTATCGAGGGGGCGACAGTGCAACTGGTCATAGCCGATAAAACCACAACTACTGACACCGAAGGGAACTGGCAATTTGATATGTCATCATCCATTAGAATGCACCGGGTTATAAACAGTTCTTTTTCGGCTGCTTTCAGGAAAGGATTGTTGGAAGTTACTATTCACAAACCCCGGCTTCATGTGAAGGTCAGCCTTTACCAGCTTGACGGAACCCTCATTGATCGTGTGGTTGACAAAATGCTCCCGTCCGGACATCATACCATAAACCCGATAAAGCAGTCTCTGGCGCCAAAAATAGCTTTGATAAAGACCGAAATCGGTGGCACTGTGACATTTTTTAAATTGCCGGTTATGGCAGGTATGGCCGGTCGTATCGGGCCGGTAGTCTCTAAGGAGGATAATAAAACTCTCCTGCCCCTTGCCAGGACAAGTGACGTGATCGACACCATCAAAGTCACAAAAGGCGGTTATCAGGATGCTGCTTTAGCCATCGAATCCTATTCATCCGGACCTCATCATATCGTTCTGAAAAAGGAAGGAGTCTCTTATCGTCTGCCGCCACCGAGTTATTGTCACGCCTGGGACTATGTCCCAGACTGTATCCCGGGTAATGCCAACTCTGCATGCGGCGGTGTCTGCTACACTATCAATGCTTGTCTTGAGAATGAGACGTCGAAGCCAGGTGCCGATGTCGCGTTTATCTGTCCGAGATTCATGCTTCACAGCCCGGAGATGATTCAGGCCGCGATCGATGACGGCAACGAAGAGTATCTCTATGCCGTTGTGGGCCACGATGTGGACAAAGGATTCATTGATGGAAATGATGAGAGTACCTGCTGTCAGTGCTACCAGATTATCTACGCCTGGCCCAGCCCCGATAACGATCGGCAGGTTCAAAAAAATCCCGACGATGTCAGCAATCCGGCATCCGCTGTGCCCATCCCCAAACCGATTATCGCTCAGAGTTTCAATACCGCGGCTACGCAAAACACATTTGACATTTACATGGGCGGCGGCGGTTTCGGTGCTCACAACGGATGCGGCCCGGGGCTTCCAGCGACCTCCACCTCCGGGCAATATCTCTATGAATCCTATCCCGAGGAGGGTGGTTACTCCGGCGGTGTGAAACCGATCACCCACTGGAGCGAGTGCAAAAACCAGTATCAATGGGTCACCGAAGCGAGCCTGGGGTCAGAAGCGTGTCAGGATAAAGTAAGGGAAACATGTAACGAGATTACCCATGCCGACCCGTATATTACCGAATACGCGAGAAACTCCTGTATCAAGGCTAATCAGGTCGAATCTCTGCATCATGCTAACTGGTCAGTTTACGTGCGTAAGGTTGAATGCCCCGAAGGTCTCACCCGTGTTACCGGCTGCAGGCTGCAGAATCAGGGACTTCCCAAGGTGGATGGGCTGATCACCCCTGAGCAGGCCGCAAACGACCCTTCCTTCTGGAAGAAGGGCTCCAATGGCAAAATGTACGAGACAACTACTATGGAGGACTGCTGCCGTCCTTCCTGCGCAGCGGCCAACTGGGTAGAAAGGAAAGGCCTCAAGGTCGACCCGGAATACAATGTCTTCTATTCCTGTGACCGCGCCGGGGTTCCTTTTACACAACCGGAATAACAGACAGCCTGTTTATTAAAACAGGTTAGCTGGTGATATTATTCCGTTTTGACAAACAGTCAGCGGTTGCTTTATAAACAAAAAGCGCGGTTCATGGGTCCCAGTGATTTCCTGAGCGGATTTACTAAAAGATACCTTCTTTCAGATGGCTATGCCGGTTATGGTCAGGTAATTAAAGAAAACGATTTGAAGCACCTGATGTGCTGGGCACATGCCAGGAGAAAGTTTTTTGAGGTAAAGGATCTGGAACCCGATCTTATATCGAAAGTGCTATCACTCATAAAAGAACTCTACGAAGTTGAAAGAGAAGCTGATAGTCTGAACCTGGATTATGGGCAACGCAAGGCATTGCGAAATGATAAGAGCTATGCTATTCTTTCCAAAATCCATTTACTGCTCAGTAATCCTGGGAAGATCATTCTGCCGGGAAATAAAGTTTCTTCAGCCATCGGCTATACGCTTAAGCACTGGGAACAACTGACACGATTTCTTGATGATGGCAGATTGCCGCTGGACAACAATCTTGTGGAGAACAGTATCCGCCCGGTTGCATTGGGTAGAAAGAACTGGCTTTTTGCCGGTTCACCTGAGGGGGCAAAGAGAATGGCAATAATATACTCCCTTGTTACGGCATGTAAACTTAACGGGATCAACCCCGATGAGTATTTTAATGATATTTTGCCGAAGGTGGCATCTTATCCTGCAAACAAAATCTCAGGCCTGATTCCAACTAACTGGAAAAACAGTGAATCAGCTTAGTATGGGTTAGCCGAACGGATACGACTGGAGCAGGAGTTCATACCGTTTGATCGTATCTGCAAATTATGCGACGAAATTTCAAAAGAAACCTCATGTTGAAACACACAACCTTTTAATGAATTCTTTACTTTTCTGGATAAGTCCTTCGGGATAATTCATTACCATTGTCTCCTTTAAAAAAATACCGGATAAGTAATTCGATGATTGCAGTATTAAAATAGGGTATTATAGATAAGAAAAATTGTAAAAAAAGGACAAAATTCTTATGCTGCTGCTTTGCCGTTGGGTGAATAAGAGCTGGGGAATAGAAACCATTACATACTTCTCTACATAACGGGAAAGTTCAGGACACAATAACGGGGAAAACAAAGCTCAAATTATAATCAAATAAAACTTGGTTTAACAGTTATCATAGATAGATTACGTTTTTAAAATTGGTTACCGGTTACGGAAAACTACTGGCAAAAATAAGAAGGTACTTATAATCAATGCATAAATTGTTGTAAAAGAGGCAAAAGATAAAACATGAAGAATCGGAGTGTTATTATCAATTAATATAACTGACAGAATCCCCTGACAAGATGAGCAAAAACCAACTGCAGCAGTGCTTATTGATAGACCAGTAAATATGTTTTTTACTTCGGTATCTTTATCCTCTGGGATCGAAAACGAAAATATCTGAATCAAACCTTTTTTCAAAGATGGTACCTTACCCCAACTCAAAGGGACAGAAGAAATGACTATTCCCAGAAGAACGATAATCAGGCTGTCTAAATTAATAAAAGTACCCACATTACCTGCAAAGTGAGCCGATATTAAGAAAATGGAAGAAATGAGCAGAAATGACAGAAAAATCATAAGCCAATGTTCTTTTTTAAGGTGTAGATAAAATGCAG is part of the Fibrobacter sp. genome and harbors:
- a CDS encoding carboxypeptidase regulatory-like domain-containing protein, producing MKSRFSCLFLIVIFLFNQPISSQILSGTVKDQTGAGIEGATVQLVIADKTTTTDTEGNWQFDMSSSIRMHRVINSSFSAAFRKGLLEVTIHKPRLHVKVSLYQLDGTLIDRVVDKMLPSGHHTINPIKQSLAPKIALIKTEIGGTVTFFKLPVMAGMAGRIGPVVSKEDNKTLLPLARTSDVIDTIKVTKGGYQDAALAIESYSSGPHHIVLKKEGVSYRLPPPSYCHAWDYVPDCIPGNANSACGGVCYTINACLENETSKPGADVAFICPRFMLHSPEMIQAAIDDGNEEYLYAVVGHDVDKGFIDGNDESTCCQCYQIIYAWPSPDNDRQVQKNPDDVSNPASAVPIPKPIIAQSFNTAATQNTFDIYMGGGGFGAHNGCGPGLPATSTSGQYLYESYPEEGGYSGGVKPITHWSECKNQYQWVTEASLGSEACQDKVRETCNEITHADPYITEYARNSCIKANQVESLHHANWSVYVRKVECPEGLTRVTGCRLQNQGLPKVDGLITPEQAANDPSFWKKGSNGKMYETTTMEDCCRPSCAAANWVERKGLKVDPEYNVFYSCDRAGVPFTQPE
- a CDS encoding IS66 family transposase yields the protein MGPSDFLSGFTKRYLLSDGYAGYGQVIKENDLKHLMCWAHARRKFFEVKDLEPDLISKVLSLIKELYEVEREADSLNLDYGQRKALRNDKSYAILSKIHLLLSNPGKIILPGNKVSSAIGYTLKHWEQLTRFLDDGRLPLDNNLVENSIRPVALGRKNWLFAGSPEGAKRMAIIYSLVTACKLNGINPDEYFNDILPKVASYPANKISGLIPTNWKNSESA